Part of the Halorussus sp. MSC15.2 genome is shown below.
ACGACCGGGACGTCCACGCGCTCGGCGACGAACCGGGCCATCTCCGTGGCGCGCGGCTCGATGGGCTTGCCAGACAAGCCGCCTCCTTCGGCGCGATTGTGGCTCCGGAGGGTGTCGGGGCGGTCGGTCGTGGTGTTCGTCGCGATGACGCCATCGAGACCGAGTTCGTTCACGAGGTCGAGCGCGTCCTCGACCGCGGGGTCCGGGAGGTCGGGCGAGAGCTTGACGAGGAGCGGACTTGCGCCCGCGTCCTGTAGCGTCGTGAGGATGGCCTCCATCGAATCCCGGTTCTGGAGGTCGCGGAACCCCTCCGAGTTGGGGCAGGAGACGTTGACCACGAAGAAATCCCCTCCCTCGGCGACACGCTCGTAGGTGTAACGGTAATCTTCGGGCGCGTCGGCGGTGGTAACGTGTTCGGTCTTGGCGAGGTTGACGCCGACCGGGACGGACGCGTCCGCGGCCGTGCCCGCAAGGCGCTCGCCCACTGCGTCCGCGCCGTGGTTGTTCAGTCCCATGCGGTTGACGATGCCCTCGTCCTCGCGCAGGCGAAACATCCGCGGGCGCGGGTTCCCCGACTGGGCCTCGGCCGTGACGCCGCCGACTTCGACGTGGCCGAAGCCGAGACTCGCCAGTAACGAGGGTACCTGTGCGTTCTTGTCGAATCCCGCGGCGACACCGACCGGGTTCGAGAACTGTTGACCGAACGCGTCGGTTCGCAGGCGGTCGTCGTCCACGAAATACCGATTACGGAGCACGTCCGTTACCGGCGTCCCCTGTGCGGCCCGCATCCCCGCGTGGACCACGTCGTGGGCCGTCTCGGCGGGAAGTCCGAAGAGAAGTGGTTTCACCAACTGGTACGCGTTCATCATCCGTTTACCCTGACTCCGGTGGCAAAAAGCTCTCGTTCCGGCTCAGAATTCGTGTTCGACCTCGTCTTTGTCAGCCTTCTGGATGATGATTTTGTCTTCCCTGACGCGCACGAACACCTCGTCGCCGATGTCCATGCCAGCGACAGCGAGTTCGTCCTCGTGCAGGTTGATGTGGACGTTGTGATACTCGCCGTCCTCGCCTTTTGCGCCACTGGGGCTGAGCTTCTTTTTCCGTACCATCGCGGTATTGTACGCGTACGTTCGCCCCAGATTATACTTAAGTGTTTTCTACCAACCTACCCCGTTTTCGCCCGAAACCACGTCTGTATTCCAATACGTTGTCCGCGACGCGTCTCTCGTCGGTTCGTAAATTCGTCTCAAACCGCCTGACGGCAGGAATATACCATATAAGTCTTTCGACGAGAACGGCTCATATCGGCGATATATTTATAATGGGTCCTGTGCTGGATTGGCATGGAGGAAAAACCATGGTACGTGAAGACGGTAAACGAAACTTCGCTCTTCGAGAATCGGACGGTGACGAGAGTAGTGTCTTCTCAGGAAACACTCCTCGGCAGGCCGCACTGAAAGCTGCGCGACGCCTCGACCCAGCATCGTCCGAAGATGCTGCCGACCGCACAGAACTACGACTCCGAGAGAAGGGCACCGACAAGGTCCACATCTACGATGGTTGGGCGTGGAACGAGACGGCACCCGACGACAAACCTGATTGGATGCCAAACGAGATAACCGAAGCTAACGTCTCGAAGCAGGGCATCGAACACCTCGATGAATAGCGCGGTCGGTAACGACTTCTCATCCGTATTTGCTACCCCCGTCTAGTCACACACTTGTCTTCCACACACGGACGAGATGGGGAGGATTCTTGACCACGTACTCCGTACCGTCGTCTGCGCGGGCTACACCCGCCGAGACGATGCGCACGATGCGCAGGATGACCGGCTCGTTCTCCTCCCGCGCAACATCTGATACTACGGTCAACGTCGAGTTCTCCTTCGAATCGCACGACGGGTGCCACGTCATCGCACCCCGTTGTCGTTCTGGTTCGACGGCCTTAAGTGTAACCCGGCCATTCGTTTGAATGCGAACGAGGTCCGGTGGTTTGGGCCTCCGAGAGGTGGCGAGAATCGGCGTCTTTATCAGACGTCTCGGCCACCTCTCGCATAACGCCCCAATCCGGTGCCCTTAAGTGTATAAGGCCACTCGGAATGGATGTCCTCGTCGTCCCGCGATTCGGGACGGCGACCACACGTCCAATCCGGTGCCCTTAAGTGTACAAGGCCACTCGGATTGGACGTGACCGAGCCTTCGGGGGTCTTCCCACCGAAGGCCGACCACGGTTCGACGCCCTTAACTGATACGGGCACCTCGAACCAAACGCAGCAAAAGACGCAATGCGATTCGCGAGACGTTCAACTCGTCTCGCAGTCTCGGACCCGGCCGAGGTTCGATGGGTTTATGACCCATCGACACCAACGTTCTGGTCCGAAGGAAATGAGGATTCCACCCCTGCGGTCCGCCGTACACGATGGAATCTGATGTTAGCCCTGGCAGTTCGGTGACACCCGACCAACGATTCGGTCCGGGGTCGTCGAACTGACGGACCTAGAAGATAGACACGATATATGTGTCTCCGCCAGAAACCCACCGGGCCATTACGCGCTCGGCAACCATTCCGGTTGATCCTGCCGGAGGCCATTGCTATCGGAATCCGATTTAGCCATGCTAGTTGCACGGGTC
Proteins encoded:
- a CDS encoding quinone-dependent dihydroorotate dehydrogenase, giving the protein MNAYQLVKPLLFGLPAETAHDVVHAGMRAAQGTPVTDVLRNRYFVDDDRLRTDAFGQQFSNPVGVAAGFDKNAQVPSLLASLGFGHVEVGGVTAEAQSGNPRPRMFRLREDEGIVNRMGLNNHGADAVGERLAGTAADASVPVGVNLAKTEHVTTADAPEDYRYTYERVAEGGDFFVVNVSCPNSEGFRDLQNRDSMEAILTTLQDAGASPLLVKLSPDLPDPAVEDALDLVNELGLDGVIATNTTTDRPDTLRSHNRAEGGGLSGKPIEPRATEMARFVAERVDVPVVGVGGVFTAEDAYRKIRAGAHVVQLYTGLVYRGPGIARDINEGLLDLLERDGFDSVEDAVGADLD
- a CDS encoding non-histone chromosomal MC1 family protein; the protein is MVREDGKRNFALRESDGDESSVFSGNTPRQAALKAARRLDPASSEDAADRTELRLREKGTDKVHIYDGWAWNETAPDDKPDWMPNEITEANVSKQGIEHLDE